In Spirosoma aureum, a single genomic region encodes these proteins:
- a CDS encoding FecR family protein produces the protein MKPLLSKQTIRHLFEGKTTPLQNTLVQEWLQEPVNKELYFQWLEEWERENTQFKPNVDQAYIRSLELAGLRAGSSTDAGFVHETPERSLGNRIRLYQWVAACALFLLGTYLLRDFWFYKQYETSYGEVRTILLPDNSRVSLNAHSTLTIPRFGFGTGNREVQLTGEAEFAIQHLPDNRQFVVRTPDQLEVKVLGTEFIVYSRERGSKVVLNQGKVQLRSLANLKAQPVVMVPGDVATLSTKGQLTLRHQQPLSTHQAWKHHRFMFENTPVSEIAYQISEQFGVNVVVSDSVLARRTLGGTFQAQTVDDVLRVIADILNARITRTIQPDQSAETFVLTPVH, from the coding sequence ATGAAACCGCTTTTATCGAAACAAACAATCCGGCATCTGTTCGAAGGGAAAACTACGCCGTTGCAGAACACCCTGGTTCAGGAGTGGTTACAGGAGCCTGTCAACAAGGAACTATATTTTCAATGGCTGGAAGAGTGGGAGCGTGAGAACACCCAGTTCAAGCCTAACGTGGATCAGGCTTACATCCGCTCGCTGGAATTGGCCGGGCTTCGCGCTGGCAGCAGTACCGATGCTGGTTTTGTACACGAAACTCCTGAGCGTTCGCTGGGCAATCGAATTCGCTTGTACCAATGGGTTGCTGCCTGTGCTTTGTTCCTGCTGGGAACATATCTGCTACGTGATTTTTGGTTTTATAAACAGTATGAAACTAGTTATGGAGAAGTTCGGACAATTCTGTTGCCCGATAATAGTCGGGTGAGCCTGAATGCCCACTCGACATTAACCATTCCCCGCTTTGGTTTTGGGACCGGCAATCGCGAGGTTCAGTTAACGGGAGAGGCTGAGTTTGCCATCCAGCATTTACCAGACAACCGGCAATTTGTTGTCCGTACACCGGATCAACTCGAAGTAAAGGTATTGGGTACCGAATTTATTGTTTATAGTCGGGAACGCGGATCCAAGGTGGTTTTGAACCAGGGTAAAGTTCAGCTACGGTCTCTGGCCAACCTGAAAGCCCAGCCCGTTGTCATGGTGCCTGGCGATGTGGCCACGTTGTCCACTAAAGGGCAACTCACCCTGCGGCATCAGCAACCGTTATCAACTCACCAGGCCTGGAAACACCATCGGTTTATGTTTGAAAACACGCCCGTGTCAGAAATAGCGTACCAGATAAGCGAACAGTTTGGCGTCAATGTAGTGGTTTCTGATTCTGTACTGGCCCGGCGAACGTTGGGGGGAACGTTTCAGGCTCAAACAGTCGACGATGTATTACGCGTAATCGCAGATATACTAAATGCCCGAATTACCCGAACGATTCAACCTGATCAATCGGCAGAAACGTTTGTACTAACCCCAGTTCATTAG
- a CDS encoding SusC/RagA family TonB-linked outer membrane protein: MIRSLRILVLVAGVTGYLLDIPPLQAQLLAQNRVKTSSNTSSSSGTLTLREALMQVKKQYNVDILFEEKLLEGISVATSQIQAGKSLERNLSNMLQPVGLRFKKVSKVTYVILMAGADLKTSYQEPSKDIQSLPVSPQPTASSLQVGSPQGTSQIQSLDKVINGVVTSETGEVLPGVSVVVKSSTRGTTTDADGRYRLNIPDGTSTLIFSFVGYQNQEVAIGNRTVLDVRLIPDQKTLNEVVVVGYGTQKREQITSAIASVKAEDFVKGPVQDAAQLIRGKVAGLSVITPDGNPTSTAQISLRGNATINASSTPLILIDGVPGALNTVAPEDIESIDVLKDGSAAAIYGTRGTNGVILITTRKVKGETPPTIEVNSYFTTQRQTRQLSFMNADQYRLLVSQKKPGATDYGNNTNWLNEVTQKPLSQVHNISLRGGSRSTNYIMSLEYRELNGVMKKSDNSFLYPRIEVNHTMFNGILKLNANLSGYQQKYFAVDGGTYSGLVYRNALTYNPTEAIQDANGNWTERTDKTDYMNPVAAIEESRGENRNNNLRTYGTISLAPIEGLEVKALFARDMFNSTRGYYETKRHYSTARSGRNGFASRGTTRTQDDLFELTANYNKSIKEHNFVLLAGHTWRRYNTEDYYMQNWDFPTDNFSYNNIGAGLALKRGQAPESSLQSENKLISYFFRVNYSFMNKYLLMASIRREGSSRFGANHKWGNFPAISVGWNVQKETFLQNARALSTLKLRAGFGVTGTEPGSSYLSLNRINFNTYAFINGQWIQAINPSNNANPDLRWERKEEINLGVDYGFLNDRVSGSIDFYQRTTRDLIADFPVPTPPYLYNTITANAASMQNKGVEVQLNLVPIQMTSFRWATSVNFSTNANKILSLSNDRFALASGYFDTGSTGEPIQQVTHRVQVGQPIGNFWGFKTVDIDEAGRWIIEGKDGKPKPIAQQQADDKQIIGNGLPKRYLNWNNTVTYKNLDLNVTMRGAFGFQILNMTEMFWSAPVMLTRGNLRTNAYDPIYGKRPLADDQSLNYVSYYLENGNYWKIDNVTLGYNLNLKNKYIKRGRVYLSTANLYTITGYKGIDPEVSIGGLAPGVDDKNRYPATTSYTAGAMLTF; this comes from the coding sequence ATGATCCGATCCTTACGAATTCTCGTCTTAGTGGCGGGAGTAACGGGATATCTATTGGATATTCCGCCCCTACAAGCTCAGCTGCTGGCCCAAAATCGGGTTAAAACCAGTAGCAATACGTCCTCGTCGTCAGGCACGCTTACCCTACGGGAAGCGCTGATGCAGGTTAAAAAACAGTACAATGTCGATATTCTTTTCGAAGAAAAATTGCTGGAAGGAATTTCCGTAGCAACCAGTCAGATTCAAGCCGGCAAATCCCTTGAGCGTAATTTGTCCAACATGCTACAGCCGGTTGGGCTGCGGTTTAAAAAAGTCAGTAAGGTTACCTACGTAATTCTGATGGCAGGTGCCGACTTGAAAACGAGCTATCAGGAGCCTTCAAAGGACATACAATCGTTGCCTGTATCACCCCAGCCAACGGCGAGTTCGCTCCAGGTTGGTTCACCGCAGGGAACCAGCCAGATCCAAAGTCTTGACAAGGTAATAAATGGGGTTGTTACCAGTGAAACAGGGGAGGTGCTACCGGGTGTAAGCGTAGTGGTTAAAAGTTCGACACGAGGGACAACAACCGACGCCGATGGACGATACCGGCTCAATATACCCGATGGTACTTCAACACTCATTTTTTCGTTTGTCGGGTATCAGAATCAGGAAGTGGCCATTGGTAACCGAACCGTTCTTGACGTCAGGCTGATTCCCGATCAGAAAACGCTGAACGAAGTGGTTGTGGTTGGTTATGGTACGCAGAAACGCGAGCAGATTACCAGTGCTATCGCCAGTGTTAAGGCCGAGGACTTTGTGAAAGGGCCAGTTCAGGATGCCGCTCAACTGATTCGGGGGAAAGTAGCCGGACTAAGCGTCATCACGCCCGATGGCAATCCTACCTCAACTGCTCAGATTTCGCTTCGTGGAAATGCGACCATCAATGCCAGTTCTACTCCCCTGATTTTAATCGACGGCGTACCGGGGGCGCTTAATACTGTGGCACCGGAAGATATTGAATCCATTGATGTGCTGAAAGATGGTTCGGCCGCTGCTATTTACGGAACGCGTGGAACAAACGGCGTCATTCTGATTACGACCCGAAAAGTAAAAGGCGAAACCCCGCCTACTATCGAGGTGAATTCTTATTTCACAACGCAGCGCCAAACGCGCCAGCTTAGCTTCATGAACGCCGATCAGTACCGTCTGTTAGTGAGCCAGAAAAAGCCGGGCGCTACGGATTATGGCAATAATACCAACTGGCTCAACGAAGTGACACAAAAGCCGCTGTCTCAGGTACATAACATTAGCTTACGGGGCGGCTCCCGGTCAACCAACTACATTATGAGTCTGGAATACCGTGAACTGAATGGCGTGATGAAAAAATCGGATAACTCCTTTTTGTATCCCCGAATCGAGGTCAATCATACCATGTTTAACGGGATACTAAAACTCAATGCTAACCTGAGTGGCTATCAGCAAAAATATTTCGCGGTGGATGGAGGTACCTACTCGGGATTGGTATACCGGAATGCGCTGACGTATAACCCGACAGAAGCCATTCAGGATGCCAATGGCAACTGGACGGAACGTACCGATAAAACCGATTACATGAATCCGGTGGCAGCTATCGAAGAGTCGCGGGGGGAGAATCGAAACAATAACCTTCGAACCTACGGTACCATCTCGCTGGCTCCCATCGAGGGGTTGGAAGTCAAGGCGTTGTTCGCGCGGGATATGTTCAATAGTACACGCGGTTACTATGAAACAAAGCGCCATTATTCAACGGCAAGGAGCGGCCGAAACGGTTTTGCCTCGCGTGGCACGACCCGGACGCAGGATGATTTGTTTGAGTTGACGGCCAATTACAACAAATCCATTAAAGAGCACAACTTCGTGCTATTGGCTGGGCACACCTGGCGTCGGTATAACACCGAAGATTATTACATGCAAAACTGGGATTTCCCGACCGATAACTTTTCGTATAACAACATTGGCGCGGGATTAGCTCTTAAAAGAGGCCAGGCGCCCGAAAGTTCGTTGCAGTCGGAAAATAAGCTGATCAGTTACTTTTTTCGGGTAAACTACAGCTTCATGAACAAATACCTGTTGATGGCCAGTATCCGGCGCGAAGGTTCGTCCCGATTTGGGGCTAATCATAAGTGGGGCAACTTCCCGGCTATTTCAGTAGGCTGGAATGTGCAAAAGGAGACGTTTCTCCAAAATGCCAGGGCACTATCGACCCTTAAATTAAGGGCCGGTTTTGGCGTAACCGGAACCGAGCCGGGTAGTTCGTATCTGTCGCTGAACCGAATCAATTTTAATACATATGCATTTATTAATGGGCAGTGGATTCAGGCGATCAATCCATCGAACAACGCAAACCCGGATTTACGCTGGGAACGTAAAGAGGAAATCAACCTGGGTGTAGACTACGGCTTTTTGAATGACCGGGTTTCGGGGTCGATTGATTTTTACCAGCGGACAACCCGGGATCTGATTGCTGATTTTCCGGTGCCTACACCGCCATACCTATATAACACCATTACGGCCAACGCGGCTTCGATGCAGAACAAAGGGGTTGAGGTGCAGTTGAACCTAGTGCCCATTCAGATGACTTCCTTTCGGTGGGCCACGTCGGTCAATTTCTCGACCAATGCCAATAAAATCCTGTCCTTATCGAACGATCGGTTCGCACTCGCCAGCGGCTATTTCGATACAGGTAGTACGGGCGAACCGATTCAGCAGGTTACCCACCGCGTACAGGTTGGGCAGCCGATCGGAAATTTCTGGGGCTTTAAAACCGTCGACATCGACGAAGCGGGCCGTTGGATTATTGAAGGGAAAGATGGAAAACCAAAGCCTATTGCCCAGCAACAGGCTGATGATAAGCAGATTATTGGTAATGGTTTACCTAAACGCTATCTCAACTGGAACAACACCGTTACGTACAAAAACCTCGATCTGAACGTAACAATGCGGGGCGCGTTTGGCTTCCAGATTCTCAACATGACCGAAATGTTCTGGAGTGCGCCCGTCATGCTGACCCGCGGTAATCTACGTACCAACGCCTACGATCCAATCTACGGTAAACGCCCGCTAGCCGATGATCAGTCGCTCAATTACGTTAGCTACTACCTCGAAAACGGGAATTACTGGAAAATCGACAACGTAACACTGG